In the genome of Tachysurus vachellii isolate PV-2020 chromosome 9, HZAU_Pvac_v1, whole genome shotgun sequence, one region contains:
- the nob1 gene encoding RNA-binding protein NOB1 isoform X2, which translates to MVVSMVEHVVADAGAFLKNAALHEIGKNIYTLKDVVNEIRDKQTKKNLAFLPYKLNFKEPFPEHVRFVTEFAKKTGDYPSLSATDIKVLALTYQLELENCGAAHLKKEPAVQVEVHSTQRHPEAPVNIAGFHLPSKKSVASSANDDQQPAASRERGVGESSEFNSFQYWRDPIASIDDDLLKLVESSESSEVQCDVASREGQIAESSEFNSFQFWRDPLPSIDDELLKLCDVTEKVQRVDLMSRSTEHEDDDGVEEREAEDEDGDEDGGGWITPSNIKQIQMDAAEWCPPENVSVGCLTTDFAMQNVLIQIGLKVLSVNGMLIKHTRNYILRCHACFKTTTNMNKAFCPHCGNNTLKKVAVTLGQDGSTRMHFSNNPKVLNPRGKRYAVPLPQGGKHSSNPHLVDDQRFPQQRLSRKARVKTDVFDPDYLAGGSPFSEHDIYSRAAGLHLRDAQCGGGRRRANPNASRKKSGKKK; encoded by the exons ATGGTGGTCAGCATGGTGGAGCATGTTGTAGCTGATGCGGGGGCTTTTCTAAAAAACGCAGCTCTGCAC GAAATTGGGAAAAATATCTATACACTGAAGGATGTTGTGAATGAAATTCGggataaacaaaccaaaaagaaCTTGGCGTTTCTGCCATACAAGCTCAACTTTAAAGAACCTTTTCCAGAACACGTCAGATTCG tGACCGAGTTTGCCAAGAAGACCGGAGATTATCCCAGTCTGTCAGCTACAGACATTAAGGTCTTGGCTTTGACCTACCAGCTGGAGCTGGAGAACTGTGGCGCTGCTCACTTGAAGAAAGAACCAGCAGTACAG GTGGAAGTAcacagcacacagagacacccagAAGCTCCGGTTAACATCGCCGGATTTCACCTTCCTtcaaaa AAATCCGTAGCCAGCTCAGCGAATGATGATCAGCAGCCTGCGGCATCACGTGAACGTGGAGTTGGCGAAAGCTCGGAGTTTAACAGCTTCCAGTATTGGAGAGATCCCATAGCCAGCATTGACGACGACTTACTGAAACTGGTG GAATCCTCAGAAAGCTCAGAAGTTCAGTGTGATGTCGCGTCACGTGAAGGTCAGATTGCAGAGAGCTCGGAGTTTAACAGCTTCCAGTTTTGGAGAGATCCCTTACCCAGCATCGATGACGAGTTATTAAAGTTGTGT GATGTGACCGAGAAAGTGCAGCGCGTGGATCTGATGTCTCGGAGCACCGAACACGAGGACGATGATGgtgtggaggagagagaggctGAGGATGAAGACGGCGACGAAGATGGCGGAGGCTGGATCACTCCCAGTAACATCAAACAAATCCAGATGGATGCTGCCGAATGGTGTCCACCAGAAAACGTGTCGGTGGGCTGCCTGACCACCGACTTTGCAATGCAG AACGTGCTCATTCAGATCGGCCTCAAAGTGCTGTCGGTGAACGGCATGCTCATCAAACACACGAGAAACTACATCCTCCGCTGCCACGCATGCTTCAA GACTACCACCAACATGAACAAAGCTTTCTGTCCACATTGTGGTAACAACACGCTGAAGAAGGTTGCCGTGACGCTCGGCCAGGACGGCAGCACGCGGATGCACTTCTCCAACAACCCCAAAGTGCTCAATCCTAGAGgaaagagg TACGCTGTTCCTTTGCCACAAGGTGGGAAACACTCCAGCAACCCACACCTTGTGGACGATCAGCGTTTCCCTCAGCAGCGACTCTCTCGAAAGGCACGTGTGAAGACCGACGTGTTCGACCCCGACTACCTCGCCGGCGGCTCGCCGTTCTCGGAGCACGACATTTACAGCCGAGCGGCGGGTTTACACCTGAGAGACGCTCAGTGCGGAGGAGGGAGACGGCGCGCTAACCCGAACGCCTCTCGCAAGAAATCCGGCAAGAAAAAGTGA
- the nob1 gene encoding RNA-binding protein NOB1 isoform X3, with the protein MVVSMVEHVVADAGAFLKNAALHEIGKNIYTLKDVVNEIRDKQTKKNLAFLPYKLNFKEPFPEHVRFVTEFAKKTGDYPSLSATDIKVLALTYQLELENCGAAHLKKEPAVQVEVHSTQRHPEAPVNIAGFHLPSKQKSVASSANDDQQPAASRERGVGESSEFNSFQYWRDPIASIDDDLLKLVDVTEKVQRVDLMSRSTEHEDDDGVEEREAEDEDGDEDGGGWITPSNIKQIQMDAAEWCPPENVSVGCLTTDFAMQNVLIQIGLKVLSVNGMLIKHTRNYILRCHACFKTTTNMNKAFCPHCGNNTLKKVAVTLGQDGSTRMHFSNNPKVLNPRGKRYAVPLPQGGKHSSNPHLVDDQRFPQQRLSRKARVKTDVFDPDYLAGGSPFSEHDIYSRAAGLHLRDAQCGGGRRRANPNASRKKSGKKK; encoded by the exons ATGGTGGTCAGCATGGTGGAGCATGTTGTAGCTGATGCGGGGGCTTTTCTAAAAAACGCAGCTCTGCAC GAAATTGGGAAAAATATCTATACACTGAAGGATGTTGTGAATGAAATTCGggataaacaaaccaaaaagaaCTTGGCGTTTCTGCCATACAAGCTCAACTTTAAAGAACCTTTTCCAGAACACGTCAGATTCG tGACCGAGTTTGCCAAGAAGACCGGAGATTATCCCAGTCTGTCAGCTACAGACATTAAGGTCTTGGCTTTGACCTACCAGCTGGAGCTGGAGAACTGTGGCGCTGCTCACTTGAAGAAAGAACCAGCAGTACAG GTGGAAGTAcacagcacacagagacacccagAAGCTCCGGTTAACATCGCCGGATTTCACCTTCCTtcaaaa CAGAAATCCGTAGCCAGCTCAGCGAATGATGATCAGCAGCCTGCGGCATCACGTGAACGTGGAGTTGGCGAAAGCTCGGAGTTTAACAGCTTCCAGTATTGGAGAGATCCCATAGCCAGCATTGACGACGACTTACTGAAACTGGTG GATGTGACCGAGAAAGTGCAGCGCGTGGATCTGATGTCTCGGAGCACCGAACACGAGGACGATGATGgtgtggaggagagagaggctGAGGATGAAGACGGCGACGAAGATGGCGGAGGCTGGATCACTCCCAGTAACATCAAACAAATCCAGATGGATGCTGCCGAATGGTGTCCACCAGAAAACGTGTCGGTGGGCTGCCTGACCACCGACTTTGCAATGCAG AACGTGCTCATTCAGATCGGCCTCAAAGTGCTGTCGGTGAACGGCATGCTCATCAAACACACGAGAAACTACATCCTCCGCTGCCACGCATGCTTCAA GACTACCACCAACATGAACAAAGCTTTCTGTCCACATTGTGGTAACAACACGCTGAAGAAGGTTGCCGTGACGCTCGGCCAGGACGGCAGCACGCGGATGCACTTCTCCAACAACCCCAAAGTGCTCAATCCTAGAGgaaagagg TACGCTGTTCCTTTGCCACAAGGTGGGAAACACTCCAGCAACCCACACCTTGTGGACGATCAGCGTTTCCCTCAGCAGCGACTCTCTCGAAAGGCACGTGTGAAGACCGACGTGTTCGACCCCGACTACCTCGCCGGCGGCTCGCCGTTCTCGGAGCACGACATTTACAGCCGAGCGGCGGGTTTACACCTGAGAGACGCTCAGTGCGGAGGAGGGAGACGGCGCGCTAACCCGAACGCCTCTCGCAAGAAATCCGGCAAGAAAAAGTGA
- the nob1 gene encoding RNA-binding protein NOB1 isoform X1, protein MVVSMVEHVVADAGAFLKNAALHEIGKNIYTLKDVVNEIRDKQTKKNLAFLPYKLNFKEPFPEHVRFVTEFAKKTGDYPSLSATDIKVLALTYQLELENCGAAHLKKEPAVQVEVHSTQRHPEAPVNIAGFHLPSKQKSVASSANDDQQPAASRERGVGESSEFNSFQYWRDPIASIDDDLLKLVESSESSEVQCDVASREGQIAESSEFNSFQFWRDPLPSIDDELLKLCDVTEKVQRVDLMSRSTEHEDDDGVEEREAEDEDGDEDGGGWITPSNIKQIQMDAAEWCPPENVSVGCLTTDFAMQNVLIQIGLKVLSVNGMLIKHTRNYILRCHACFKTTTNMNKAFCPHCGNNTLKKVAVTLGQDGSTRMHFSNNPKVLNPRGKRYAVPLPQGGKHSSNPHLVDDQRFPQQRLSRKARVKTDVFDPDYLAGGSPFSEHDIYSRAAGLHLRDAQCGGGRRRANPNASRKKSGKKK, encoded by the exons ATGGTGGTCAGCATGGTGGAGCATGTTGTAGCTGATGCGGGGGCTTTTCTAAAAAACGCAGCTCTGCAC GAAATTGGGAAAAATATCTATACACTGAAGGATGTTGTGAATGAAATTCGggataaacaaaccaaaaagaaCTTGGCGTTTCTGCCATACAAGCTCAACTTTAAAGAACCTTTTCCAGAACACGTCAGATTCG tGACCGAGTTTGCCAAGAAGACCGGAGATTATCCCAGTCTGTCAGCTACAGACATTAAGGTCTTGGCTTTGACCTACCAGCTGGAGCTGGAGAACTGTGGCGCTGCTCACTTGAAGAAAGAACCAGCAGTACAG GTGGAAGTAcacagcacacagagacacccagAAGCTCCGGTTAACATCGCCGGATTTCACCTTCCTtcaaaa CAGAAATCCGTAGCCAGCTCAGCGAATGATGATCAGCAGCCTGCGGCATCACGTGAACGTGGAGTTGGCGAAAGCTCGGAGTTTAACAGCTTCCAGTATTGGAGAGATCCCATAGCCAGCATTGACGACGACTTACTGAAACTGGTG GAATCCTCAGAAAGCTCAGAAGTTCAGTGTGATGTCGCGTCACGTGAAGGTCAGATTGCAGAGAGCTCGGAGTTTAACAGCTTCCAGTTTTGGAGAGATCCCTTACCCAGCATCGATGACGAGTTATTAAAGTTGTGT GATGTGACCGAGAAAGTGCAGCGCGTGGATCTGATGTCTCGGAGCACCGAACACGAGGACGATGATGgtgtggaggagagagaggctGAGGATGAAGACGGCGACGAAGATGGCGGAGGCTGGATCACTCCCAGTAACATCAAACAAATCCAGATGGATGCTGCCGAATGGTGTCCACCAGAAAACGTGTCGGTGGGCTGCCTGACCACCGACTTTGCAATGCAG AACGTGCTCATTCAGATCGGCCTCAAAGTGCTGTCGGTGAACGGCATGCTCATCAAACACACGAGAAACTACATCCTCCGCTGCCACGCATGCTTCAA GACTACCACCAACATGAACAAAGCTTTCTGTCCACATTGTGGTAACAACACGCTGAAGAAGGTTGCCGTGACGCTCGGCCAGGACGGCAGCACGCGGATGCACTTCTCCAACAACCCCAAAGTGCTCAATCCTAGAGgaaagagg TACGCTGTTCCTTTGCCACAAGGTGGGAAACACTCCAGCAACCCACACCTTGTGGACGATCAGCGTTTCCCTCAGCAGCGACTCTCTCGAAAGGCACGTGTGAAGACCGACGTGTTCGACCCCGACTACCTCGCCGGCGGCTCGCCGTTCTCGGAGCACGACATTTACAGCCGAGCGGCGGGTTTACACCTGAGAGACGCTCAGTGCGGAGGAGGGAGACGGCGCGCTAACCCGAACGCCTCTCGCAAGAAATCCGGCAAGAAAAAGTGA
- the cog8 gene encoding conserved oligomeric Golgi complex subunit 8: protein MASVDVEDESILVSVFKDSFPENWRENPDFAAYLCELSSYGVETLNREPERLCEERAQILQQTRELAFSNYKTFIRTADCTKDIYTHFGRVELSLSKLLHKLPSFGEKCRGFVKQAEEIGVSRRMNSLTLNRHTEILEILEIPQLMDTCVRNGYYEEALELAVYVKRLEKKHSSLPVIQGIVNEVRQSAQLMLNQLLQQLRSNSQLPVCLRVIGYLRRMDIFTEAELRVKFLQARGSWLRSVLAAIPDEDPYVHITKTVEACRVHLFDIITQYRAIFSDEDPLLPPAEQAVNEGTIFHGWVVQQISHFLQTLERDLERGVGSRLDSLLGQCMYFGLSFSRVGADFRGQLAPMFQRVAMETFSKAVIEAADKFKEDMNLYTLISLPSMLGNTIPAVPAGVQPGTLQPPMRLLDFPPLACFLNNILTAFNDLRLCCPIGLAEDVARCVEEALVKVTKLILVFHRAEESAFSSRERELFVQFCCAFAEDMVPFLNRCLQVLFPPAQLAQVLGVPQSQVHKHGNVGHVNASAVLEPLDFVLPKREPVSPVLDLSVELSGLNTTEAEPPAPTGPSFSEKPEPSEVAPKPEVELNLISQHLQEPEPSHDPAEPRTDDTTLTSVDDQNESLQH from the exons ATGGCGTCTGTAGACGTGGAAGACGAGAGTATTttggtgtctgtgtttaaaGACAGTTTCCCGGAGAACTGGAGAGAAAACCCGGACTTCGCGGCCTATCTGTGTGAGCTGAGCTCTTACGGAGTTGAGACGTTAAACCGTGAACCTGAGCGTCTGTGTGAAGAACGAGCTCAGATCCTACAGCAGACCCGAGAGCTCGCCTTCTCCAACTACAAGACGTTCATCCGCACCGCAGACTGCACTAAAGACATCTACACACACTTCGGACGGGTGGAGCTCAGCTTGTCGAAACTCCTCCACAAACTACCGAGCTTTGGGGAAAAATGCAG AGGCTTTGTGAAGCAAGCAGAAGAAATCGGGGTGAGTCGGCGGATGAACAGCTTGACTCTGAATCGTCACACAGAGATCCTGGAGATTCTGGAAATCCCACAGCTGATGGATACCTGCGTCCGGAACGGTTACTACGAGGAAGCGCTGGAGCTGGCCGTCTATGTCAAGCGGCTTGAGAAAAAGCACTCGTCACTTCCTGTGATTCAG GGCATCGTGAACGAGGTGCGTCAGTCGGCCCAGCTCATGCTGAACCAGCTCCTGCAGCAGCTGCGCAGTAACTCTCAGCTTCCTGTGTGTCTGCGAGTGATCGGTTACCTGCGCAGGATGGACATTTTCACAGAGGCGGAGCTGCGTGTGAAGTTCCTGCAGGCACGTGGCAGCTGGCTGCGTTCTGTCCTCGCCGCCATTCCTGATGAAGACCCCTACGTTCACATCACCAAAACCGTCGAGGCTTGCCGAGTTCACCTCTTTGACATCATCACCCAGTACCGTGCCATCTTCTCGGACGAGGACCCTCTGCTGCCTCCTGCCGAGCAGGCCGTGAACGAGGGCACCATTTTCCACGGCTGGGTGGTGCAGCAGATTTCGCACTTTCTGCAGACGCTGGAACGGGATCTGGAGCGTGGCGTGGGAAGCCGTTTGGACTCTTTGCTCGGCCAGTGCATGTATTTCGGCTTGTCTTTTAGCCGCGTGGGCGCGGATTTTCGCGGCCAGCTCGCGCCCATGTTCCAGCGTGTCGCCATGGAGACGTTCAGCAAAGCCGTTATAGAAGCTGCGGACAAATTCAAGGAAGATATGAATCTGTACACGCTCATCTCCTTGCCGTCGATGCTCGGGAACACCATCCCGGCCGTGCCAGCCGGCGTTCAGCCCGGAACTCTCCAGCCTCCGATGCGTTTGTTGGACTTTCCTCCGTTAGCCTGCTTCCTGAATAACATCTTAACAGCCTTCAATGACCTACGACTCTGTTGCCCCATTGGTCTAGCTGAAGATGTTGCCAGATGTGTTGAGGAGGCTCTTGTGAAG GTGACTAAACTGATCCTGGTGTTCCACCGAGCGGAGGAGTCGGCTTTCAGCAGCCGCGAGCGCGAGCTCTTCGTCCAGTTCTGCTGTGCTTTTGCTGAGGATATGGTGCCGTTCCTCAACCGATGTCTTCAAGTTCTCTTCCCACCAGCGCAGCTCGCACAGGTCCTCG GTGTCCCTCAAAGCCAAGTTCACAAACACGGCAACGTCGGGCACGTGAACGCGAGCGCCGTGCTGGAACCTTTAGACTTCGTCCTGCCTAAGAGAGAACCCGTGTCCCCGGTGCTGGATCTTTCTGTGGAGCTGAGCGGCTTAAACACCACTGAAGCAGAACCTCCCGCTCCAACCGGACCATCGTTTTCAGAGAAACCGGAACCTTCTGAAGTGGCACCAAAACCTGAAGTGGAACTCAACCTCATCAGCCAACATCTTCAGGAACCAGAACCTTCCCACGATCCAGCAGAACCCAGAACAGACGACACGACCCTGACCAGCGTAGATGATCAGAACGAGTCGTTACAGCACTAA